From the genome of Vicia villosa cultivar HV-30 ecotype Madison, WI linkage group LG2, Vvil1.0, whole genome shotgun sequence, one region includes:
- the LOC131645903 gene encoding uncharacterized protein LOC131645903, whose protein sequence is MSYFSGPIQRPLVAAAAVAVASFSTDASDKFSFLGSSSRDCSTSNLECSSSYSSLQESHLLLVNSISDSKLAQLYFVNKIRVPVPNVRFRAPVSGLSLCNSSSVGSSPVVQSLYRSAELPRFLRSSSACSNGASGLTNDFMYKWHLPEPNTIGGLSAKSKTVVVLLGWLGAKQKHLKKYAEWYTSKGYHVITFTFPMAEVMSYQPGGKAEQNVHMLVDHLADWLEEENEKNLVFHTFSNTGWLTYGVILERFQKQDPSLMGKIRGCIVDSAPVANPDPQVWASGFSAAFLKKNSVATKGRVSTDETGIKVSIGSNEDFLKPAPTEAALLLILKKFFEVVLHLPAVNRRLSDVLSMLSTKQPGCPQLYMYSSADRVIPADSVESFVDAQRKAGHDVRACNFVSSPHVDHFRNDPKLYTSQLNQFLEECVDDHSKTH, encoded by the exons ATGAGTTATTTTTCTGGACCAATTCAGAGACCTCTTGTGGCTGCTGCTGCGGTTGCTGTTGCATCTTTCTCTACTGATGCGTCTGATAAGTTTTCGTTCCTTGGATCGTCGTCTCGGGATTGTTCCACTTCCAATTTGGAATGTTCTTCAAGTTATAGCTCTTTGCAGGAATCACATTTGTTGTTGGTTAATAGTATTTCTGATTCAAAACTTGCTCAGTTGTATTTTGTCAACAAAATTCGGGTTCCGGTTCCGAATGTGAGGTTTCGTGCTCCGGTTTCGGGGTTGAGTTTGTGTAATTCTTCTTCGGTTGGTTCATCGCCGGTTGTTCAGAGTTTGTATCGTTCGGCTGAATTACCTAGGTTTTTGAGGTCGTCGTCCGCTTGCTCGAATGGTGCGTCTGGTTTGACTAATGATTTCATGTATAAATGGCATTTGCCTGAACCCAATACTATTGGTGGTTTATCTGCGAAATCGAAGACGGTGGTGGTTTTGCTTGGATGGTTAGGTGCGAAGCAGAAACATTTAAAGAAGTATGCAGAATGGTATACTTCGAAGGGATATCATGTCATTACCTTTACGTTTCCGATGGCTGAAGTAATGAGTTATCAGCCTGGAGGAAAAGCGGAGCAAAACGTTCACATGCTTGTGGATCACTTGGCCGATTGGTTAGAAGAGGAGAATGAAAAGAATCTTGTTTTTCATACTTTCAGTAACACCGGATGGTTAAC GTATGGTGTTATTTTAGAACGTTTTCAAAAGCAAGACCCTTCTTTGATGGGAAAGATTCGGGGCTGCATTGTAGATTCTGCACCTGTTGCAAATCCCGATCCACAG GTCTGGGCCTCGGGTTTCTCTGCCGCATTTCTCAAGAAGAATAGCGTAGCTACAAAAGGACGTGTATCCACCGATGAGACTGGCATTAAAGTATCAATCGGCAGCAATGAAGATTTTCTAAAACCTGCACCAACAGAAGCAGCTTTGCTTTTAATACTAAAGAAATTTTTCGAGGTCGTTCTGCATCTTCCTGCAGTGAATAG GAGGCTTTCTGATGTTTTGAGCATGTTATCTACAAAGCAACCAGGTTGTCCACAATTATACATGTATAGTTCTGCGGACAGAGTTATTCCGGCCGATTCAGTGGAGTCGTTTGTCGATGCACAGCGTAAGGCTGGACATGATGTGAGGGCTTGCAATTTTGTCTCTTCACCTCATGTTGACCACTTTCGAAATGACCCGAAATTGTATACTTCTCAGCTCAATCAGTTTTTAGAGGAGTGTGTTGATGACCATAGTAAAACTCACTAA